The Pseudodesulfovibrio sp. zrk46 genome contains a region encoding:
- the epsC gene encoding serine O-acetyltransferase EpsC encodes MSNRDYSLSDVVALLVESGDNASTFYRYSDDVPMPSVEVLSEIVEDLRTVLFPGYYGPSEITPDTMPYYIGSTLDRVERHLADQINRGYCFVCDKNKVDRCQDCETRSRNMARAFITKLPEIRELLLSDVEAAYDGDPAAKTHGETIFCYPSIRTMTNHRIAHELYKLGVDIIPRIIGEMAHSDTGIDIHPGATIGRSFFMDHGTGTVIGETCVIGDNVRVYQGVTLGAKSFPKGDDERLIKGLPRHPLVEDDVIIYAGATILGRVTIGKGAVIGGNVWITRDVPAGAQIVQSRAMQQSFSDGGGI; translated from the coding sequence ATGTCAAATAGAGATTACTCCCTCTCTGACGTGGTTGCCCTTCTTGTTGAATCAGGAGACAACGCATCTACGTTCTATCGCTACTCTGACGACGTCCCCATGCCATCAGTGGAAGTCCTTTCTGAAATAGTTGAAGATCTCAGGACAGTTCTTTTCCCAGGGTATTATGGCCCATCGGAGATCACTCCGGACACAATGCCCTACTACATAGGTTCCACTTTGGACCGAGTGGAACGCCATCTGGCAGATCAGATCAACCGAGGTTACTGTTTTGTATGCGACAAAAATAAGGTAGATCGATGCCAGGACTGCGAAACGCGCTCCAGGAATATGGCCCGTGCATTCATTACCAAACTACCAGAGATACGAGAACTCCTGCTCTCTGATGTTGAAGCCGCATACGATGGGGACCCTGCAGCAAAAACCCATGGCGAAACCATCTTTTGCTACCCATCTATCCGGACGATGACTAACCACCGCATTGCTCATGAACTATACAAACTCGGCGTAGACATAATCCCTCGCATCATTGGAGAAATGGCTCATTCAGACACAGGAATCGACATTCACCCTGGAGCGACCATTGGTAGATCTTTTTTTATGGATCATGGCACTGGCACTGTAATTGGTGAGACTTGTGTGATTGGAGATAACGTTCGAGTTTACCAAGGTGTTACTTTAGGGGCAAAGAGTTTTCCCAAAGGTGATGACGAACGCCTTATAAAAGGACTCCCCCGACATCCCTTGGTGGAAGATGATGTGATCATTTACGCTGGTGCTACAATTTTAGGTCGGGTCACTATTGGCAAAGGGGCAGTTATCGGAGGCAATGTTTGGATAACACGTGATGTTCCGGCAGGCGCACAAATTGTCCAGTCCCGAGCCATGCAACAGTCGTTCTCGGACGGTGGCGGTATTTAA
- a CDS encoding ATP-binding protein: MPTKKSTTVVPVEKLKWTLNPDQLGFNTTDDLEPQSGIIGQKRGVEAFRFGMGMQKKGYNIFVTGEPGTGRLSSVKKLLADMGNERGISCDLCYVNNFKRREAPIQLRFKAGQGSRFKKEMQDFLDSVKREVPQLFESEEYIARKNAIAEAHEKKVMSFYKAIEDQVKDTGLVVVRMQMGPIQRPDVVPLIDGEPKRIIELEEMVENGRFPRDEFERLRDKRMELKEEIDIIVQELKSLQKEVVKKHEEVDRLMFSALAQEFMKPLRENYPDEKVLKYLDAVLEHMADSLDNIKALGGGPKQGPIPGLIMGGPSPEVVFQPYQVNLLVDNSELEGPPVIFESYPTYRNLFGSIERVQDHSGGWHADYTKIKAGSFVKANGGYLVINLMDAIMEPGVWQTLKRALKTSNIEIETFDPYYFISATGLKPEPIEMEVKVVVLGSPYLYTLLKHYDEDVAKIFKVRVDYESSMERSFEAVEQVARFIRAETEKNELRPFDATGVAAIMEEAVRWAGRQEKISTAFPIMSDLLSEAEYFASQAKSEVVTGAHVKDAVEAKRYRSNQVEERIQEMIDRGSLFVDTDGEVVGQVNGLAVYSMGDYSFGKPARITAVTSLGKEGIINIEREADMSGPTHNKGMLILSGFLRNRFAQDKPLSLAASIAFEQSYGGIDGDSASSTELYALLSSLSDKPIRQYVAVTGSVNQYGEVQPIGGVNQKIEGFYLTCKHTGLTGKQGVLIPYPNVKDLMLRDEVIDAVKEGKFHIWAVKNIDEGIEILTGIKAGVRGKTGKFPTNTINALVDSKLRRLVDELMAYGKDDEDKDNKPKKSRKK; encoded by the coding sequence ATGCCTACCAAGAAGTCAACTACGGTGGTTCCTGTTGAGAAGCTGAAGTGGACGCTGAATCCGGATCAGTTGGGGTTCAATACTACAGATGATTTGGAGCCGCAGAGCGGTATTATCGGTCAGAAGCGCGGTGTAGAAGCCTTTCGTTTTGGTATGGGGATGCAGAAGAAGGGGTACAATATTTTTGTTACAGGAGAGCCCGGAACTGGGCGTCTTTCGTCTGTCAAGAAGTTGCTGGCTGACATGGGCAATGAGCGGGGGATATCATGTGATCTTTGCTATGTGAATAATTTCAAGCGGCGCGAAGCCCCAATTCAACTTCGTTTTAAGGCAGGACAAGGAAGCCGTTTCAAGAAGGAGATGCAAGACTTCCTTGATAGTGTGAAGCGTGAGGTTCCCCAGCTTTTTGAAAGCGAAGAATATATAGCTCGAAAGAATGCAATTGCTGAAGCTCATGAAAAGAAGGTGATGAGTTTCTACAAGGCTATTGAGGATCAGGTTAAGGATACTGGGTTAGTGGTTGTACGTATGCAGATGGGTCCAATCCAACGTCCAGATGTGGTGCCACTGATAGATGGTGAACCTAAGCGCATTATTGAGTTGGAAGAAATGGTCGAGAATGGTCGATTTCCTCGCGATGAGTTTGAACGCTTGCGTGACAAGCGTATGGAACTCAAGGAAGAAATAGATATTATAGTTCAGGAGCTTAAGAGCTTACAGAAGGAAGTGGTTAAGAAGCATGAGGAAGTCGATCGCCTTATGTTTTCTGCTCTTGCGCAGGAATTTATGAAGCCTTTGCGCGAAAATTATCCAGATGAAAAGGTGTTGAAGTATCTAGATGCGGTATTAGAGCACATGGCTGATTCGCTGGACAACATCAAGGCTTTGGGAGGTGGTCCAAAGCAAGGTCCAATTCCTGGATTGATAATGGGAGGGCCGAGTCCAGAAGTTGTGTTTCAACCTTATCAGGTCAATTTGCTGGTAGATAATTCTGAACTGGAAGGACCTCCGGTAATTTTTGAGTCTTACCCCACTTATCGTAATCTTTTCGGTAGTATTGAGCGTGTTCAAGATCATTCAGGCGGTTGGCATGCTGATTATACAAAGATTAAGGCTGGTTCGTTTGTTAAAGCGAATGGCGGTTATCTCGTTATCAACCTTATGGACGCAATAATGGAGCCAGGGGTTTGGCAGACTCTCAAGAGGGCTTTGAAGACCTCTAATATCGAGATTGAAACATTTGACCCTTATTATTTTATTAGTGCAACAGGGCTAAAGCCAGAACCCATTGAAATGGAAGTAAAGGTAGTTGTTCTTGGTAGTCCTTATCTTTATACGCTTTTGAAGCACTATGATGAAGATGTCGCCAAGATCTTCAAGGTTCGAGTGGATTATGAGTCTAGCATGGAGCGCAGCTTTGAAGCTGTTGAGCAGGTGGCACGATTCATCAGGGCAGAAACTGAAAAGAATGAGTTAAGACCATTTGATGCAACTGGTGTGGCAGCTATTATGGAAGAGGCTGTTCGTTGGGCTGGTCGGCAGGAGAAGATATCTACTGCATTTCCAATTATGTCAGATTTGCTGAGTGAAGCTGAGTATTTTGCGAGCCAGGCAAAGTCTGAGGTGGTTACTGGGGCCCACGTCAAGGATGCTGTGGAGGCGAAGCGATATCGGTCTAACCAGGTTGAGGAACGAATTCAGGAAATGATCGATCGAGGTTCTTTGTTTGTTGATACAGATGGAGAAGTTGTTGGTCAGGTTAATGGGTTAGCTGTTTATTCTATGGGGGACTATTCATTTGGAAAGCCCGCACGTATTACAGCAGTCACTTCGCTGGGTAAGGAAGGGATTATTAATATTGAACGTGAAGCCGACATGTCTGGCCCAACGCACAACAAGGGTATGTTGATCCTTTCTGGTTTTCTACGCAATCGCTTTGCTCAAGATAAGCCTTTGTCTTTAGCAGCAAGTATTGCCTTTGAACAGTCCTACGGGGGAATAGATGGAGATTCTGCGTCATCCACAGAGTTGTACGCCTTACTTTCTAGTCTGTCAGATAAGCCTATTCGGCAGTATGTTGCCGTTACAGGGTCTGTGAATCAGTACGGAGAAGTGCAACCAATCGGAGGTGTAAACCAGAAGATAGAGGGGTTTTACCTTACCTGTAAGCACACAGGTCTCACTGGTAAGCAAGGTGTTTTGATTCCGTATCCGAATGTTAAGGATTTAATGTTGCGTGACGAAGTTATTGATGCTGTTAAGGAGGGAAAGTTTCATATCTGGGCTGTTAAAAACATAGATGAAGGTATTGAAATTTTAACAGGTATCAAGGCTGGTGTTCGTGGAAAGACCGGCAAGTTCCCAACGAATACAATTAACGCATTGGTGGATTCTAAGTTGAGGCGTCTCGTTGACGAACTAATGGCTTACGGAAAGGATGATGAGGACAAGGATAATAAGCCAAAGAAGTCTAGAAAGAAGTAA
- the nifU gene encoding Fe-S cluster assembly protein NifU codes for MWEYTDKVKDHFLNPRNAGKLENADGIGEVGSLACGDALTLYIKVEEGIITDAKFQTFGCASAIASSSALTELLIGKPVEEAEKLTNKDIAEYLGGLPREKMHCSVMGQEALEQAIKNMRGEAGTKAEHSHEGELICECFGIFDEEILRAIKENDLKTVEDITNFTKAGGGCGKCLDDLERLLNESKGEGVCETPSAQPEFPAKGMTNIQRMHLIESVIDDEIRPILQNDGGDVSLVDIDKDTVVVKLLGMCSNCPSSKLTLTNLVQGKLQEKVDPAIIVKEG; via the coding sequence ATGTGGGAATACACAGACAAAGTTAAAGACCACTTTTTGAATCCCCGCAATGCAGGCAAGCTGGAGAACGCTGACGGAATAGGAGAAGTCGGCTCTTTGGCATGCGGCGACGCATTGACTCTTTATATAAAAGTTGAAGAAGGCATAATCACCGACGCGAAATTCCAGACCTTTGGCTGCGCAAGTGCCATCGCATCCAGCTCTGCCTTAACAGAACTGCTTATTGGTAAGCCTGTTGAAGAAGCTGAAAAACTTACAAACAAAGATATCGCCGAGTACTTGGGCGGATTACCTCGCGAAAAAATGCACTGCTCGGTTATGGGCCAAGAGGCATTGGAACAAGCCATTAAAAACATGCGTGGAGAAGCAGGAACGAAGGCTGAACATTCTCACGAAGGCGAACTCATTTGTGAATGCTTTGGGATCTTTGATGAAGAGATACTCCGCGCCATCAAAGAGAACGATCTCAAAACCGTTGAAGATATCACAAACTTCACCAAAGCTGGTGGTGGTTGCGGAAAGTGCTTAGATGACCTTGAGCGCCTGCTCAACGAATCTAAAGGGGAAGGCGTCTGCGAAACTCCTTCCGCTCAACCGGAGTTCCCGGCAAAAGGCATGACGAACATACAGCGTATGCATCTGATTGAATCCGTAATTGACGATGAAATTCGTCCCATCCTTCAGAATGATGGAGGCGACGTCTCTTTGGTAGACATCGACAAAGACACAGTTGTCGTCAAGTTGCTCGGCATGTGCTCCAACTGCCCGTCCAGTAAGCTAACCCTGACCAACTTGGTTCAAGGCAAGCTCCAAGAAAAGGTAGACCCGGCAATCATCGTTAAGGAAGGCTAG
- the nifS gene encoding cysteine desulfurase NifS produces the protein MKTIYMDNNATTQVAPEVFDAIKPYFMDLYGNPSSMHRFGGQVGVEIKKAREQVAKLLNCDPKEIIFTSCGSESDNTAIRSALNAQPDKKHIITTRVEHPAILSLCKYLEKKEGYDVTYLGTDEHGRLDLDEYKSAIRKDTAIVSIMWANNETGNIYPIEEMAKIAKENNVFFHTDAVQAVGKIAIDLEKTPIDMLSLSGHKLHAPKGVGALFVRKRLPFRPFLIGGHQEGSRRAGTENTTGIVALGKACELAHEHMEAENTEVKALRDKLENGLLAAVPDSVLNGDRDNRLPNTSNISFGYVEGEAILLMMDQLGICASSGSACTSGSLEPSHVLRAMGVPFTFAHGSIRFSLSRFNTEEEIDFVLENMPKIIENLRKLSPFSAEIELPTATR, from the coding sequence ATGAAAACTATCTATATGGACAACAACGCCACCACGCAGGTAGCACCGGAAGTCTTTGATGCAATAAAGCCATACTTCATGGATTTATACGGCAACCCGTCCTCAATGCACCGTTTCGGAGGTCAAGTTGGAGTTGAAATCAAAAAAGCTCGCGAACAAGTTGCCAAGTTACTCAACTGCGATCCCAAAGAAATCATCTTTACCTCATGCGGTTCGGAATCTGACAACACCGCTATTCGCTCTGCTCTCAATGCTCAACCAGACAAGAAACATATCATCACTACTCGTGTAGAGCATCCAGCGATTCTAAGTCTGTGCAAATACCTGGAAAAAAAAGAAGGATACGACGTAACTTATCTTGGAACGGACGAACATGGCCGCTTGGATCTGGATGAATACAAAAGCGCCATTCGAAAAGATACAGCCATAGTTTCCATCATGTGGGCCAACAATGAGACTGGTAATATTTACCCAATTGAAGAAATGGCAAAAATTGCTAAGGAAAATAATGTTTTTTTCCATACTGATGCGGTGCAAGCTGTAGGGAAAATTGCCATCGACCTTGAAAAGACGCCCATCGACATGCTTTCCCTATCGGGCCATAAACTACACGCCCCCAAAGGGGTTGGGGCCCTTTTCGTTCGCAAGCGTCTTCCCTTCCGCCCCTTCCTAATCGGAGGGCACCAGGAAGGCAGCCGTCGCGCTGGAACTGAAAACACTACAGGTATCGTTGCATTAGGAAAAGCCTGTGAACTCGCACATGAGCATATGGAAGCAGAAAACACTGAGGTGAAGGCCCTTCGTGATAAGCTGGAGAATGGCCTGCTTGCAGCAGTCCCGGACTCAGTTCTCAATGGGGATAGGGATAACCGTTTACCTAATACTTCTAACATTTCATTTGGTTATGTTGAAGGCGAAGCTATCTTGTTGATGATGGACCAACTCGGCATCTGCGCAAGCTCAGGCTCGGCATGCACCTCGGGAAGCTTGGAGCCTTCCCATGTTCTTCGTGCCATGGGCGTTCCGTTTACTTTCGCTCACGGTTCTATCCGTTTTAGCCTTAGCCGTTTCAATACAGAAGAAGAAATCGACTTCGTATTGGAAAATATGCCCAAAATCATAGAGAACCTGCGTAAACTTTCTCCCTTCTCTGCGGAAATAGAATTGCCCACGGCTACCAGATAA
- a CDS encoding DUF493 family protein, with product MTNQHEQFQNILDEHHQWPCPYLFKFIVPTENLSKVMDLFQGEEVNTRESKNGKYTSVSVESNMCSSKDVMEVYAKVSAIPGVMSL from the coding sequence ATGACCAACCAGCACGAACAATTTCAAAATATTCTGGACGAGCATCATCAATGGCCTTGTCCATATCTGTTCAAATTTATTGTTCCTACGGAGAACCTCTCTAAGGTTATGGATCTTTTTCAAGGCGAAGAAGTAAACACTCGCGAATCCAAGAATGGGAAATACACCAGTGTGAGCGTTGAATCTAACATGTGCTCCAGCAAAGATGTTATGGAAGTATATGCAAAAGTTTCAGCCATACCAGGTGTAATGTCCCTTTAA
- a CDS encoding tetratricopeptide repeat protein, with protein sequence MGVHKRQREQDEIKEHYIKKTSCIMFVIAALLVGAFVGNTITVLYLGNKGGTQTAAVQQGQQQPTPTANMNTLNSLESAANSNPTDPNGWIKLGNYCFDNNLPGKAVNAYERALEIRPMNVGVWSDLGVMYRRTQRFQEAINAFSQAVKLDKNHKVSRFNMGIVYLHDLNDKVNAKRVWEELLSIDPNAKAPNGKPVADLVSGLN encoded by the coding sequence ATGGGCGTACACAAAAGACAGCGTGAACAGGATGAAATCAAGGAGCATTATATCAAAAAGACTTCTTGTATTATGTTTGTGATTGCAGCGTTATTAGTGGGAGCTTTTGTCGGTAATACCATTACCGTGCTTTATCTTGGGAATAAAGGTGGTACACAGACTGCCGCGGTGCAACAAGGGCAACAGCAGCCTACGCCTACAGCCAATATGAATACGTTGAATAGCTTGGAAAGTGCGGCCAATTCAAATCCAACTGATCCAAACGGTTGGATCAAACTTGGTAATTATTGTTTTGACAACAATTTACCTGGTAAGGCTGTGAATGCATATGAGCGCGCTCTGGAAATCAGACCCATGAATGTGGGAGTCTGGTCAGATCTTGGTGTTATGTATCGACGCACACAGCGCTTTCAAGAGGCCATTAATGCTTTTAGTCAGGCCGTTAAACTGGATAAAAATCATAAGGTCTCCCGTTTCAATATGGGAATTGTCTATCTGCATGACCTCAACGATAAGGTTAATGCTAAGCGGGTATGGGAAGAATTGTTGTCTATTGACCCAAATGCGAAGGCTCCCAATGGGAAGCCTGTAGCTGACTTGGTTTCTGGCTTGAATTAA
- a CDS encoding EAL domain-containing protein, giving the protein MVDDERINLKLIEGILRDNDLNLVMAESGREALDFVEKYDFGVALLDVMMPGMDGFALAEHLREIDYTKNLPIIFITAISKEQRHVFRGYELGAVDYLFKPVEPEILRSKVHTFSELHRNKRGLEETTKRLERTIRELEASKTALEDSEQRYRMVADYNYDWESWIGSDGKPIYISPSCERISGYPPDRFIKDSCFLERIIHHDDILAWQNYMSDTLSGEGRAVDFRINRADAKVKWVSLVKHSIADENGNSLGVRTSIRDVSNRKRMEEQLKHNSLHDPLTGLPNRVLFHDRVGRAIKRSLGQGKHYGILFINLDRFQVINDHYGHRVGDKVLKRVGSRLSSVLRNADTLARFGGDEFIVLFEEDCCKDDIRTMVEKVRACFDDPFVIDDTEFPLTASLGLDMAVNGEADRDNLIHNSQLAMFKAKRRGKNRYVEYSPEMREGVVNVIELESDLKRALDNKEFEVFYQPIVNLSDGKLYGFEALARWIHPERGMVNPGEFIPVAEETGLIVDLGAHILEEACLSLSNWRKVDQRAENLTIAVNISAKQFGVSSLVADVEQILEKSGLPPHRLKLEITETVVMTDAMESTGRLNALKSLGIMLSIDDFGTGYSSMSYLQRFPMDQLKIDLSFVRRMEKSPENIEIVRAIVNMAHSLRLKVVAEGIETERQRDLLYSLQCDYGQGYLYSKPVPKSEAFELLKSLS; this is encoded by the coding sequence GTGGTTGATGATGAGCGAATCAACCTGAAACTCATAGAAGGAATATTACGGGACAACGACCTCAATTTGGTGATGGCCGAATCGGGGCGAGAGGCCCTGGATTTTGTCGAGAAGTACGATTTTGGAGTCGCTTTACTTGATGTAATGATGCCTGGGATGGATGGGTTTGCTCTCGCTGAGCATTTACGAGAAATAGATTATACCAAGAATCTGCCGATCATTTTTATTACGGCAATCAGCAAAGAACAAAGGCATGTTTTTAGAGGCTATGAGCTTGGGGCGGTAGACTATCTTTTTAAGCCCGTGGAGCCTGAGATTTTACGTAGTAAAGTTCATACTTTTTCTGAACTCCATCGAAATAAGCGTGGCTTGGAAGAAACAACCAAGAGACTGGAACGGACTATTAGAGAGCTTGAAGCTTCAAAGACTGCTTTGGAAGATTCAGAGCAGCGATATCGCATGGTCGCTGATTACAATTATGATTGGGAGAGTTGGATCGGATCGGATGGGAAACCAATATACATCTCTCCGTCATGTGAAAGAATCAGCGGTTATCCTCCGGATCGTTTCATTAAGGACTCCTGTTTTCTCGAGCGAATAATTCATCATGATGATATTCTTGCTTGGCAGAATTATATGTCCGACACTTTATCAGGCGAAGGGCGAGCTGTTGATTTCCGCATTAATCGTGCTGATGCAAAAGTGAAATGGGTCAGTTTGGTAAAACACTCAATTGCCGATGAGAATGGTAATTCGCTTGGCGTAAGGACAAGTATTCGTGATGTGAGTAACAGGAAGCGGATGGAGGAGCAGCTCAAGCATAACTCGCTTCATGATCCATTAACAGGTTTGCCTAATCGAGTCCTCTTTCATGACCGGGTGGGAAGAGCAATTAAACGTTCTCTTGGTCAGGGAAAGCACTATGGTATTTTATTTATAAATCTCGATCGATTTCAAGTCATCAATGATCATTACGGCCATAGAGTAGGAGATAAGGTCCTTAAAAGAGTGGGCTCAAGACTTTCATCTGTTTTGAGGAATGCGGATACCTTGGCTCGATTTGGTGGGGATGAGTTTATTGTTTTGTTTGAAGAAGATTGTTGTAAGGATGACATCAGGACGATGGTTGAAAAGGTTCGTGCCTGTTTTGACGATCCGTTTGTGATTGATGACACTGAGTTTCCTCTGACGGCAAGTCTCGGACTCGATATGGCTGTTAATGGAGAGGCGGATCGCGACAATCTCATTCATAACTCACAGTTAGCGATGTTTAAGGCAAAAAGACGTGGCAAAAATCGTTACGTCGAATACTCACCAGAGATGCGGGAAGGCGTTGTTAATGTCATTGAATTAGAGAGTGATCTAAAGCGTGCATTGGACAACAAAGAGTTTGAAGTTTTTTATCAACCGATAGTTAATCTTTCTGATGGCAAACTCTACGGTTTTGAGGCGTTAGCGAGATGGATTCATCCTGAGCGTGGCATGGTCAATCCTGGCGAGTTTATTCCTGTAGCTGAAGAAACTGGTTTGATTGTAGATTTAGGTGCTCATATATTAGAGGAAGCCTGCCTTAGTCTTAGCAATTGGCGAAAAGTAGATCAAAGAGCGGAGAATCTTACTATCGCTGTCAATATTTCAGCAAAGCAATTTGGCGTTTCATCTTTGGTGGCAGACGTGGAGCAGATTCTAGAAAAGTCTGGTTTGCCGCCGCATCGGTTGAAGCTTGAAATAACAGAGACAGTGGTTATGACTGACGCAATGGAATCGACCGGTCGTCTCAATGCTTTGAAGTCCCTTGGCATTATGTTATCAATTGACGACTTTGGTACAGGGTATTCTTCTATGAGTTATCTTCAGCGTTTTCCAATGGATCAGTTGAAGATTGATTTGAGCTTTGTAAGGCGCATGGAGAAGTCGCCTGAGAATATTGAAATAGTTCGGGCTATCGTTAATATGGCGCATAGTTTACGGCTTAAAGTTGTGGCTGAAGGCATAGAGACAGAGCGTCAACGAGATTTGTTGTATTCCTTGCAATGTGACTATGGGCAAGGGTATCTCTATTCGAAACCTGTTCCAAAGAGTGAAGCTTTTGAGTTGTTGAAATCATTGTCATGA
- a CDS encoding ECF transporter S component: MSFSDETKSSHSHMVNLPIVGGLILFTVFLGTTDLGFIPVPTQVKYATSMHLPTILASLLEGWPAGMIVGTVFGLTSMFTSGTPMASDPFVALLPRMFVGLTPYVVYLCLRDYNDYVRLGVAAVTGTLTNTMGFLGMATFLGYMQPEVALSIAVVHGLPECIVAVIIVIPGMFVMRRAQDYLQGFIR; this comes from the coding sequence ATGTCTTTCAGCGACGAAACCAAATCCAGCCATTCTCACATGGTCAATCTTCCTATTGTAGGCGGGTTGATTCTGTTTACGGTTTTTCTTGGTACAACTGATCTAGGTTTTATTCCTGTGCCTACCCAAGTAAAGTATGCAACTTCAATGCATCTGCCTACGATTCTAGCTAGTTTATTAGAAGGATGGCCAGCTGGCATGATTGTGGGAACTGTGTTTGGGCTGACAAGCATGTTCACTTCGGGAACACCTATGGCTTCAGATCCTTTTGTTGCATTGTTGCCAAGGATGTTCGTTGGCTTGACTCCTTATGTTGTTTACCTGTGTTTGCGAGACTATAATGATTACGTTCGTTTGGGTGTTGCGGCAGTGACTGGAACGTTAACCAACACTATGGGATTCTTGGGAATGGCGACTTTTTTGGGCTATATGCAACCTGAAGTCGCGCTTAGTATCGCAGTTGTCCATGGTTTGCCGGAATGTATTGTAGCTGTAATTATTGTGATTCCTGGGATGTTTGTAATGCGACGAGCACAGGATTATCTGCAGGGTTTTATTCGTTAA
- a CDS encoding Hsp20/alpha crystallin family protein: MADLKRWSKDEISRMRHEMDRLFDDLCSDFDLPVMVCRIAGDLDISEEGGTLVARMELGNVNPDDVDVSVFDRRLIIAAETVEPIGNKTKTQTFRKEVKLPCVIKTEDVKAEFKNGVLEVRLPKCPTQLGQTIQIEKK; this comes from the coding sequence ATGGCCGATCTGAAGCGTTGGAGCAAGGACGAAATCAGCCGGATGCGCCACGAGATGGACAGGCTTTTTGATGACTTGTGTTCGGATTTTGATTTACCCGTTATGGTCTGCCGAATTGCGGGCGATCTGGATATTAGTGAAGAGGGCGGCACACTTGTTGCGCGAATGGAACTTGGAAATGTCAATCCAGATGATGTAGATGTTTCAGTATTTGACAGACGTTTGATTATTGCTGCTGAGACAGTTGAACCAATAGGTAACAAGACTAAAACACAGACATTCCGCAAAGAAGTAAAGCTACCTTGTGTTATTAAAACTGAAGATGTGAAGGCTGAGTTCAAGAATGGAGTGTTAGAAGTCCGCTTACCCAAGTGCCCAACACAACTTGGTCAGACAATTCAAATCGAGAAGAAATAA
- the cysK gene encoding cysteine synthase A: MNIAHDMTELVGKTPMVRLNKLSEGLEATVVAKLEFNNPCASVKDRIAKNMIDVAMAEGKIDQDTVLVEPTSGNTGIGLAFVCAVKGLRLILTMPESMSVERRKLLKGFGAELILTPAQEGMKGAIARAEKIVKEHDNAFMPMQFENLSNPDIHRKTTALEIWEDTDGEVDIFVAGVGTGGTITGVAEILKEKKASVTAVAVEPARSPVLSGGTPGPHMIQGIGAGFVPGALNTDIIDEVIQIENETAFETAKRLIAEEGILCGISSGGNCAAALELAKRPENKGKMIVFIICDTGERYLSTPLFE, translated from the coding sequence ATGAACATTGCACATGATATGACTGAACTTGTTGGCAAAACACCAATGGTTCGTCTCAACAAGCTCTCAGAAGGCCTAGAAGCCACTGTTGTTGCTAAACTCGAGTTTAACAACCCCTGCGCTTCGGTTAAAGATCGCATCGCAAAGAACATGATAGATGTGGCCATGGCTGAAGGCAAAATTGATCAAGATACTGTCTTGGTTGAACCGACCAGTGGCAACACAGGCATCGGGTTAGCCTTTGTCTGTGCTGTGAAGGGATTACGCCTCATCCTGACAATGCCTGAGTCCATGTCAGTAGAACGTCGTAAACTCCTTAAAGGATTTGGAGCCGAACTGATACTGACTCCAGCGCAGGAGGGTATGAAAGGTGCAATTGCCAGAGCTGAGAAGATTGTGAAAGAACACGATAATGCTTTTATGCCCATGCAATTTGAAAATCTGTCTAACCCAGACATTCACCGAAAAACTACTGCTTTGGAGATATGGGAAGACACAGATGGTGAGGTTGACATTTTCGTTGCAGGTGTCGGCACAGGCGGAACCATCACTGGTGTAGCCGAAATTCTCAAAGAGAAAAAAGCGTCTGTCACCGCTGTGGCTGTTGAACCTGCCAGATCTCCCGTACTTTCAGGCGGAACTCCTGGCCCACACATGATTCAAGGTATTGGCGCAGGCTTTGTACCCGGGGCACTAAATACCGACATTATCGACGAGGTTATTCAGATCGAAAACGAAACAGCCTTTGAGACCGCCAAGAGACTTATCGCCGAAGAAGGCATTCTCTGTGGCATTTCCTCTGGCGGCAACTGTGCGGCTGCTCTCGAATTGGCAAAACGGCCAGAGAACAAAGGGAAAATGATCGTTTTCATCATTTGTGACACTGGCGAACGCTACCTCAGTACCCCATTGTTTGAATAA